A window from Macaca thibetana thibetana isolate TM-01 chromosome 7, ASM2454274v1, whole genome shotgun sequence encodes these proteins:
- the SUPT16H gene encoding FACT complex subunit SPT16 yields the protein MAVTLDKDAYYRRVKRLYSNWRKGEDEYANVDAIVVSVGVDEEIVYAKSTALQTWLFGYELTDTIMVFCDDKIIFMASKKKVEFLKQIANTKGNENANGAPAITLLIREKNESNKSSFDKMIEAIKESKNGKKIGVFSKDKFPGEFMKSWNDCLNKEGFDKIDISAVVAYTIAVKEDGELNLMKKAASITSEVFNKFFKERVMEIVDADEKVRHSKLAESVEKAIEEKKYLAGADPSTVEMCYPPIIQSGGNYNLKFSVVSDKNHMHFGAITCAMGIRFKSYCSNLVRTLMVDPSQEVQENYNFLLQLQEELLKELRHGVKICDVYNAVMDVVKKQKPELLNKITKNLGFGMGIEFREGSLVINSKNQYKLKKGMVFSINLGFSDLTNKEGKKPEEKTYALFIGDTVLVDEDGPATVLTSVKKKVKNVGIFLKNEDEEEEEEEKDEAEDLLGRGSRAALLTERTRNEMTAEEKRRAHQKELAAQLNEEAKRRLTEQKGEQQIQKARKSNVSYKNPSLMPKEPHIREMKIYIDKKYETVIMPVFGIATPFHIATIKNISMSVEGDYTYLRINFYCPGSALGRNEGNIFPNPEATFVKEITYRASNIKAPGEQTVPALNLQNAFRIIKEVQKRYKTREAEEKEKEGIVKQDSLVINLNRSNPKLKDLYIRPNIAQKRMQGSLEAHVNGFRFTSVRGDKVDILYNNIKHALFQPCDGEMIIVLHFHLKNAIMFGKKRHTDVQFYTEVGEITTDLGKHQHMHDRDDLYAEQMEREMRHKLKTAFKNFIEKVEALTKEELEFEVPFRDLGFNGAPYRSTCLLQPTSSALVNATEWPPFVVTLDEVELIHFERVQFHLKNFDMVIVYKDYSKKVTMINAIPVASLDPIKEWLNSCDLKYTEGVQSLNWTKIMKTIVDDPEGFFEQGGWSFLEPEGEGSDAEEGDSESEIEDETFNPSEDDYEEEEEDSDEDYSSEAEESDYSKESLGSEEESGKDWDELEEEARKADRESRYEEEEEQSRSMSRKRKASVHSSGRGSNRGSRHSSAPPKKKRK from the exons AAAGGAGAAGATGAGTATGCCAACGTTGATGCCATTGTTGTATCAGTGGGTGTTGATGAAGAAATTGTTTATGCCAAATCAACTGCCTTACAG ACGTGGCTCTTTGGTTATGAACTAACTGATACTATCATGGTCTTTTGTGATGACAAGATCATCTTTATGGCCAGCAAGAAAAAAGTGGAGTTCTTGAAACAGATTGCCAACACTAAGGGCAATGAGAATGCTAATGGAGCCCCTGCCATCACACTGCTAATACGAGAAAAG AATGAAAGTAATAAGAGTAGCTTTGACAAAATGATTGAAGCCATTAAAGAAAGCAAGAATGGAAAGAAGATTGGAGTGTTCAGCAAAGACAAATTCCCTGGAGAGTTCATGAAGAGCTGGAATGACTGCCTCAACAAAGAAGGCTTTGACAAA ATAGATATCAGTGCAGTTGTGGCATACACCATCGCTGTAAAGGAGGATGGGGAGCTCAACCTAATGAAGAAAGCAGCCAGCATCACTTCTGAAGTCTTCAACAAATTCTTCAAGGAAAGAGTCATGGAAATAGTTGATGCAGATGAG AAAGTTCGACACAGCAAACTGGCTGAGTCTGTGGAAAAGGCcattgaagagaaaaaataccTTGCTGGGGCAGACCCTTCTACTGTGGAAATGTGTTACCCTCCTATCATTCAGAGTGGTGGCAACTATAATCTCAAGTTCAGTGTGGTGAG TGACAAGAATCATATGCATTTTGGGGCCATCACTTGTGCCATGGGTATTCGCTTCAAGTCTTACTGCTCCAACCTTGTTCGCACTTTGATGGTTGATCCTTCTCAGGAAGTTCAAGAAAATTACAACTTTTTACTCCAGCTTCAAGAGGAGCTGCTGAAGGAATTAAGACATG GTGTGAAGATATGTGACGTATATAACGCTGTCATGGATGTGGTTAAAAAGCAGAAGCCAGAGCTGCTGAACAAAATTACCAAAAACCTAGG atttgggatgggAATTGAATTCCGTGAAGGCTCCCTAGTAATCAATAGTAAAAATCAATACAAACTGAAGAAAG GAATGGTTTTCAGCATCAATTTAGGATTCTCAGACCTGACTAACAAGGAGGGGAAAAAACCAGAAGAGAAAACCTATGCCCTGTTTATTGGTGACACAGTGCTTGTGGATGAG GATGGCCCAGCTACTGTTCTCACTTCTGtgaagaagaaagtgaagaatGTGGGGATTTTCCTAAAG aatgaagatgaggaagaagaggaggaggagaaagatgagGCAGAGGACCTTTTGGGAAGAGGTTCTCGGGCAGCATTACTTACAGAAAGAACAAGA AATGAAATGACTGCAGAAGAGAAGCGAAGAGCACATCAGAAAGAACTAGCGGCTCAACTCAATGAAGAAGCAAAGAGACGACTGACTGAACAAAAGGGAGAACAGCAGATTCAGAA AGCTCGCAAATCTAATGTGTCCTATAAAAACCCATCTCTGATGCCTAAGGAACCACATATTCGGGAAATGAAGATCTACATCGATAAGAAATATGAGACTGTAATAATGCCTGTGTTTGGCATTGCAACACCTTTTCACATTGCCACAATCAAG AATATAAGTATGTCCGTGGAAGGAGATTATACTTACTTGCGAATCAACTTTTATTGCCCAGGCAGTGCTCTGGGCAGGAATGAAGGCAACATCTTTCCTAACCCTGAAGCGACTTTTGTCAAGGAAAT TACATACCGCGCATCAAATATTAAGGCACCTGGGGAACAGACAGTACCAGCCTTGAACCTTCAGAATGCTTTCCGAATTATTAAAGAAGTACAGAAACGTTATAAAACTCGAGAAgctgaagagaaagagaaggag GGCATTGTAAAACAAGACTCACTGGTGATCAATCTAAACCGGAGTAATCCCAAACTGAAAGATCTATACATTCGCCCAAATATTGCCCAAAAGAGGATGCAAGGCTCACTGGAGGCCCATGTCAATG GCTTTCGCTTCACATCTGTTCGAGGAGACAAGGTGGATATTTTGTACAATAATATTAAGCATGCTTTGTTCCAGCCCTGCGATGGAGAAATGATTATTGTTTTGCACTTTCACCTCAAG AATGCCATCATGTTTGGGAAGAAGCGGCACACGGATGTGCAGTTCTACACAGAAGTGGGAGAGATAACCACGGACTTGGGGAAACATCAGCATATGCATGACCGAGATGACCTCTATGCTGAGCAG atgGAACGAGAAATGAGGCACAAACTGAAAACAGcctttaaaaatttcattgagAAAGTAGAGGCTCTAACTAAGGAGGAACTGGAATTTGAAGTGCCTTTTAGGGACTTGGG ATTTAATGGAGCTCCCTATAGGAGTACCTGCCTCCTTCAACCCACTAGTAGTGCGCTGGTAAATGCTACGGAATGG CCACCTTTTGTGGTGACATTGGATGAAGTAGAGCTGATTCACTTTGAGCGGGTCCAGTTTCACCTGAAGAACTTTGATATGGTAATTGTCTACAAGGACTACAGCAAGAAAGTGACCATGATCAATGCCATTCCTGTAGCCTCTCTTGACCCCATCAAGGAATGGTTGAA TTCCTGTGACCTGAAGTACACAGAAGGAGTACAGTCCCTCAACTGGACTAAAATCATGAAGACCATTGTTGATGACCCTGAGGGCTTCTTCGAACAAGGTGGCTGGTCCTTCCTGGAGCCTGAGGGTGAG GGGAGTGATGCTGAAGAAGGGGATTCAGAGTCTGAAATTGAAGATGAGACTTTTAATCCTTCAGAAGATGActatgaagaggaagaggaggacagtGATGAAGATTATTCATCAGAAGCAGAAGAGTCAG ACTATTCTAAGGAGTCATTGGGTAGTGAAGAAGAGAGTGGAAAGGATTGGGATGAACTGGAGGAAGAAGCCcgaaaag CGGACCGAGAAAGTCGTTACgaggaagaagaagaacagaGTCGAAGTATGAGCCGGAAGAGGAAGGCATCTGTGCACAGTTCAGGCCGTGGCTCTAACCGTGGTTCCAGACACAGCTCTGCACCCcccaagaaaaagaggaagtaa